The window TGTCAGTTGCTGTTGACGAAAGCCGTCTAGCTCCACAATATAGGTGTGTCCCTGATTGAAAACCAAATTGACCAGTGTCTGCAGTGCATCCAAACCGCTACCGCCGTCACCAATCAGATAGCTTGCCTCTACATCAGTCACACTATGACGATCGATGACCAACCAGCGATTGCCCAACTTATCCGTATCAGCTTCCTTAACCCGTGCCGATGTAAACCCCATCAATCGCAATAGCTCTTGCAACCATTCTACGATCGTCATGTTTGTTTTTTCTTCTTACTCTTCGGCTCAAAATCCAAGGTAGCTTTACCAGCAGGAGATGATACCGCAACTAACTTTTGCAGATTTTCGGGGAGAGGTTCACGGGAAACGAGGTAGGACTGAAAAGTTTGAAAGATATTTGCTACAAGCATATACAACAGCACCCCTGCTGGTAGAGGGAAGAACAAAAACATGCCTGAAAAAATGATAGGAGTCAATCGGTTAGCAGTCTGTTGGGAATCGTCTTCCTGTTGCGTTCCCCCTGTGATCATTTGGTTGATGTACAGACTCAGACCAAAGCCGATAACCATCGCCAAAATATCCCAGTTAATTGAGCCATCCGAGTTAGTCACACCTACCTTACCCAGAGCCTTAATAAACAGGAACCCCTTTTGAGATGCTATGCCCGGTACCGTAATCTGCACAGTCGCTTCTCCAGGTGCAACTGCCTTGACTACTCCCTGCTCCGACAATTCTACCTTATCTGCTCCCTTTGTAACCTGCCACTTCAACTGCATATCCTTAGCCAACTCAGCGAAGGGATGATTGTCCTCGGTGACCAACTTGATGGCCGTTGTTTCCCCGACTGCCAATTTCGTACCCTCAGTCACCAAGGCTTTCACAGGTCGATGGTTACGCTCCGCGAAAAAGACATTCTGAGGGGGAGTAGTAAATGTCTGGTGCTGCACCTCCACTGCTTGGGTCGGGGGCAAGATTTGAAAATTGATCGTGTAGTTAATATCTGTAAACGGAGAACCTCGCAGGGTCGCAAACAGAGCAAACAGAATCGGCA is drawn from Pseudanabaenaceae cyanobacterium SKYG29 and contains these coding sequences:
- a CDS encoding RNA-binding protein — protein: MTIVEWLQELLRLMGFTSARVKEADTDKLGNRWLVIDRHSVTDVEASYLIGDGGSGLDALQTLVNLVFNQGHTYIVELDGFRQQQLTVLEDMAKQALAYVRASNGSYTISRLSPAARRYIHLLLKEYSDVETFSEGEEPNRQLIVRWVGVKDA
- the yidC gene encoding membrane protein insertase YidC, producing the protein MDFGVSFISNNIMLPILDFFYGIVPSYGFAIVALTLVVRLALFPVSADQLRTMRRMKIANPIMQQRIKAVQERYKNDPAKQQEELAKVNSQNIQEFGNPLAGCLPALLQMPILFALFATLRGSPFTDINYTINFQILPPTQAVEVQHQTFTTPPQNVFFAERNHRPVKALVTEGTKLAVGETTAIKLVTEDNHPFAELAKDMQLKWQVTKGADKVELSEQGVVKAVAPGEATVQITVPGIASQKGFLFIKALGKVGVTNSDGSINWDILAMVIGFGLSLYINQMITGGTQQEDDSQQTANRLTPIIFSGMFLFFPLPAGVLLYMLVANIFQTFQSYLVSREPLPENLQKLVAVSSPAGKATLDFEPKSKKKKQT